The following proteins come from a genomic window of bacterium:
- a CDS encoding aspartate/glutamate racemase family protein: MRIAYIGPEGRNAVLQEWAGPGVLVETRSANFNGAIESSYDEYLYIPRLLETVEQIERDGFDGALIGCFGDPGLDGVRELVRMPVVGPAEASLHVAAMLADRFGIITATPEIRPMLYRLAERYQVDRRLAGVTDIGCPVLDIRRDPDAHYPALVDLARRMVREQGAGALVLGCGSMSFYADRLSGDTGVPCINPLRVGLKMCELLAGSGLTHSKLTYPYPSSRRIRAEAQTIAR; encoded by the coding sequence ATGCGTATCGCGTATATCGGTCCCGAGGGCCGGAACGCCGTCCTGCAGGAGTGGGCCGGTCCCGGCGTCCTCGTGGAGACCCGCAGCGCGAACTTCAACGGCGCCATTGAGTCGTCGTACGACGAGTATCTGTACATCCCGCGGTTGCTCGAGACCGTCGAGCAGATCGAGCGGGACGGATTCGACGGCGCGTTGATCGGCTGCTTCGGCGATCCGGGACTCGACGGGGTGCGCGAGCTGGTGAGGATGCCCGTGGTCGGTCCGGCGGAAGCATCGCTGCACGTCGCGGCGATGCTGGCCGATCGGTTTGGGATCATCACGGCGACCCCGGAGATCCGGCCGATGCTGTACCGGCTCGCGGAGCGCTACCAGGTCGACCGCCGGCTCGCCGGGGTGACGGACATCGGCTGTCCGGTCCTCGACATCCGGCGGGATCCCGACGCGCACTACCCGGCGCTGGTGGATCTGGCGCGCCGCATGGTGCGCGAGCAGGGCGCCGGGGCGCTCGTCCTCGGCTGCGGCAGCATGTCGTTCTACGCCGACCGGCTGTCGGGAGACACCGGCGTTCCCTGTATCAACCCGCTGCGCGTCGGACTGAAGATGTGCGAGCTGCTGGCCGGCAGCGGCCTCACGCACTCGAAATTGACCTATCCGTACCCGTCCAGCCGGCGGATTCGGGCAGAAGCGCAGACCATCGCGAGGTGA
- a CDS encoding ABC transporter substrate-binding protein has translation MRTRSWAPTAFGVALVVGTLLWGMPQSTMPKPPAALAAGAALPQSLVVADIGDLQTLDGTLRVVTNHRRLYGNIYETLATRDPKTQQIVPLLATGWEKHGDTAWIFHIRRGAKFHDGAPLTAADVKFSLDRARDPKISQAAASVKLGPIDVVDEYTVRITTVGIDPLALTRVADLGFIGEKAYFDRVGAVDFGLRPIGTGPYKFVRWDKGSQVVMTANDGYWGGPVPVKSLTFKFIPDAATRVAALLSGEVDIAAEIPPELAARIDSSPNASISSQTDPMAVGVWLKPLATPLNNRAVRQALNYAVNKDAIVKTIWAGRATALGSPLFPGIFGYDSAVKPYPYDPAKAKAMLAQAGYPNGFTFHTDVPIGGVPLAKEAAEAVAGDLARVGVKMEMRTLEWAAFLKNVFTPRSEATAESMVLYIKTPSLDGDGILSPTFPCDAVYPAGWNWGVYCNPQVDKLIATEAHALSPKVRERVMGQISQMLHDDAPWIYLYAPTQQFGVKKGLPWKAREDGMIFAWHDLKP, from the coding sequence ATGCGGACGCGTTCGTGGGCGCCGACTGCGTTCGGCGTGGCGCTCGTCGTTGGCACATTGCTCTGGGGGATGCCGCAGAGCACGATGCCGAAACCGCCGGCCGCGCTCGCCGCCGGTGCGGCGCTGCCGCAGTCGCTGGTCGTCGCCGACATCGGCGACCTGCAGACTCTGGACGGCACGCTCCGCGTCGTCACCAACCACCGGCGGCTCTACGGGAACATCTACGAGACCCTGGCGACGCGGGATCCGAAGACGCAGCAGATCGTCCCGCTGCTCGCGACCGGCTGGGAGAAGCACGGCGACACGGCATGGATCTTTCATATCCGCAGGGGCGCCAAGTTCCATGACGGCGCCCCGCTGACCGCGGCGGACGTCAAGTTCTCGCTCGACCGCGCGCGCGATCCCAAGATCTCCCAGGCCGCCGCGAGCGTCAAGCTGGGTCCCATCGACGTCGTCGACGAGTACACGGTTCGCATCACGACGGTCGGGATCGATCCGCTGGCGCTCACGCGGGTCGCGGATCTCGGCTTCATCGGCGAGAAGGCGTATTTCGACCGCGTCGGCGCCGTCGACTTCGGGCTCAGACCGATCGGGACCGGACCCTACAAGTTCGTGCGCTGGGACAAGGGCAGCCAGGTTGTCATGACCGCCAACGACGGCTACTGGGGCGGGCCGGTGCCGGTCAAGAGCCTGACGTTCAAGTTCATCCCGGACGCGGCCACCCGCGTCGCCGCGCTGCTGTCCGGTGAGGTCGATATCGCGGCGGAGATTCCGCCGGAACTGGCCGCGCGGATCGATTCGAGCCCCAACGCGTCGATCTCGTCGCAAACCGACCCGATGGCGGTCGGCGTCTGGCTGAAGCCGCTCGCCACGCCGCTCAACAATCGCGCGGTCCGGCAGGCCCTCAACTACGCGGTCAACAAAGACGCGATCGTCAAGACGATCTGGGCCGGCCGCGCGACGGCGCTGGGCAGCCCGCTGTTTCCCGGCATCTTCGGCTACGACTCCGCCGTGAAACCGTACCCGTACGATCCGGCGAAGGCCAAAGCGATGCTCGCGCAGGCCGGGTACCCGAACGGCTTCACCTTCCACACGGACGTGCCGATCGGCGGCGTGCCGCTGGCCAAAGAGGCCGCGGAGGCCGTGGCGGGGGACCTCGCCCGGGTCGGCGTCAAGATGGAGATGCGCACGCTCGAGTGGGCCGCGTTCTTGAAGAACGTGTTCACCCCGCGGTCCGAGGCGACGGCCGAGTCGATGGTGCTGTACATCAAGACGCCCAGCCTGGACGGCGACGGCATCCTAAGCCCGACCTTTCCGTGCGACGCGGTGTATCCGGCCGGATGGAACTGGGGCGTGTACTGCAACCCGCAGGTCGACAAGCTCATCGCGACGGAGGCCCATGCGCTGAGCCCGAAGGTCCGCGAGCGCGTGATGGGGCAGATCTCGCAGATGCTGCACGACGACGCGCCGTGGATCTACCTGTACGCGCCGACGCAGCAGTTCGGCGTGAAGAAAGGCCTGCCGTGGAAGGCGCGCGAGGACGGCATGATCTTTGCCTGGCACGACCTGAAGCCGTAG
- a CDS encoding Gfo/Idh/MocA family oxidoreductase — MATLVKIGLIGCGSIARGAHLPAMRALRDRVVLVAAADLNREAAQAAAAPWGADAYADGRQVVDRDDVEVVVITTPEAAHREWTVAAAAAGKHILCEKPMAPSLEDADAMIEACRGAGVHLMIGHSRRFTRRYMEIRRAIDRGEIGAVRLVRENERRPGARAGEPGYYTGSHWTGDPAVSVGAALTNGIHEADLLRWFAGSEPVTVFAEHKVTIDGNRGVPDFVTWTVRFANGSIGSSEVSNCLPAGYPAFHQFEAYGLRGAIRARDHELVSLTRFRDGGADYPESAHILLHNQTAYTREHAAFIDAVREGRPLPMSPDEARAALRLALAAVESARTGRVVSLAGTTASEVRA; from the coding sequence GTGGCGACGCTTGTGAAAATCGGTCTGATCGGGTGCGGCAGCATCGCGCGCGGCGCCCACCTGCCCGCGATGCGCGCGCTGCGGGACCGGGTGGTACTCGTTGCCGCGGCCGACCTGAACCGGGAGGCGGCGCAGGCCGCCGCGGCGCCGTGGGGAGCGGACGCGTACGCCGACGGCCGGCAGGTCGTCGACCGGGACGACGTCGAGGTGGTCGTGATCACAACGCCCGAGGCGGCGCACCGGGAGTGGACCGTCGCCGCCGCGGCGGCCGGGAAGCACATCCTCTGCGAGAAACCGATGGCGCCGTCGCTCGAGGACGCGGACGCGATGATCGAGGCATGCCGCGGGGCCGGCGTCCACCTCATGATCGGCCACAGCCGCCGGTTCACCCGCCGGTACATGGAGATCCGCCGCGCGATCGATCGCGGCGAGATCGGCGCCGTCCGGCTCGTCAGGGAGAACGAACGGCGTCCCGGCGCGCGGGCGGGTGAGCCGGGCTATTACACCGGCTCCCACTGGACCGGTGACCCGGCCGTGTCGGTCGGGGCCGCGCTCACGAACGGCATCCACGAGGCCGATTTGCTCCGCTGGTTTGCCGGGTCGGAGCCGGTCACTGTCTTTGCCGAGCACAAGGTCACAATCGACGGCAACCGCGGCGTGCCGGATTTCGTCACGTGGACGGTCCGGTTCGCCAACGGGTCGATCGGCTCGAGCGAGGTCAGCAACTGTCTGCCCGCGGGGTACCCCGCATTCCACCAGTTCGAAGCCTACGGCCTCCGCGGCGCCATCCGTGCCCGGGATCACGAGCTGGTCAGTTTGACCCGGTTCCGGGACGGCGGCGCCGACTATCCCGAGAGCGCGCACATTCTGCTGCATAATCAGACGGCGTATACGCGCGAGCACGCGGCGTTCATCGACGCCGTCCGCGAAGGCCGCCCGCTGCCGATGTCGCCGGACGAGGCGCGCGCCGCGCTCCGGCTGGCGCTCGCCGCCGTGGAGTCCGCGCGCACGGGCCGCGTCGTCTCCCTCGCGGGCACCACGGCATCGGAGGTGCGGGCATGA
- a CDS encoding Gfo/Idh/MocA family oxidoreductase, which produces MTAGGREAAGGPARDGAPLAIGIVGAGRHAAALADYQAPFGDVRVARWAASPGGADLSVIRELATRIEAPFARDWEALVRDPDLQAVLVLSESAGASLVAEAALGAGKTVFCAAPAATRPEEANRLAGAATGGRGGLLVGGTIRHSAAGREALRLIRAGELGPLHSLFASVRLPAGGNGDRSSSAQRPVLEEAGWDLLDFIVAATGSQPSRVHAHVDTLFGAGAQDTAVGIVRFDNDLVATIEVARCLPPSLAAPADGEVEIEVIGGRQALRLQPGATAVSIYGRGTSLRPWLDAPVISMLDDLAAATNSGAPNAEGVADVRRMVDLMEAIRAAAARPVARL; this is translated from the coding sequence ATGACGGCAGGAGGCCGCGAAGCGGCCGGAGGTCCTGCGCGAGACGGGGCGCCGCTCGCGATCGGCATCGTCGGCGCGGGCCGGCACGCCGCGGCCCTCGCGGACTATCAGGCGCCTTTCGGCGACGTCCGTGTCGCACGCTGGGCGGCGAGTCCCGGCGGTGCGGATCTCTCCGTGATCCGGGAGCTGGCGACCCGCATCGAAGCGCCGTTTGCGCGCGACTGGGAGGCCCTCGTCCGAGACCCGGATCTGCAAGCCGTGCTCGTATTGAGCGAGAGCGCGGGCGCCTCCCTCGTGGCCGAAGCGGCGCTCGGCGCGGGGAAGACGGTTTTCTGCGCGGCGCCCGCGGCCACGCGGCCGGAAGAGGCAAACCGGTTGGCCGGCGCTGCGACGGGTGGGCGCGGCGGCCTGCTCGTCGGCGGGACGATCCGGCACTCGGCCGCCGGGCGGGAGGCGCTGCGGCTGATCCGGGCGGGTGAGCTCGGACCGCTCCATTCGCTGTTCGCGTCCGTGAGGCTGCCGGCCGGGGGCAATGGCGATCGGTCGTCCTCGGCGCAGCGGCCCGTGCTCGAGGAGGCCGGCTGGGATCTTCTCGATTTCATCGTCGCCGCCACCGGGTCGCAGCCGTCGCGGGTGCACGCGCACGTGGATACGCTGTTCGGGGCCGGGGCGCAGGACACGGCGGTCGGCATCGTCCGGTTCGACAACGACCTCGTGGCGACGATCGAAGTCGCCCGCTGCCTGCCGCCCTCGCTCGCGGCGCCCGCGGACGGCGAGGTGGAGATCGAAGTGATCGGCGGCCGCCAGGCCCTTCGACTGCAGCCCGGCGCGACGGCCGTGAGCATCTACGGCCGGGGCACATCGCTGCGTCCGTGGCTGGACGCGCCCGTGATCTCCATGCTGGACGACCTGGCCGCCGCGACCAATAGCGGCGCGCCGAACGCCGAAGGCGTCGCGGACGTGCGCCGGATGGTCGATCTGATGGAAGCGATCCGCGCCGCCGCCGCGCGCCCGGTCGCACGACTGTAG